Proteins encoded together in one Carya illinoinensis cultivar Pawnee chromosome 3, C.illinoinensisPawnee_v1, whole genome shotgun sequence window:
- the LOC122305734 gene encoding protein SIEVE ELEMENT OCCLUSION B-like, whose amino-acid sequence MANKEAMAPGTSERPKPGLSDAEIKKKILQIHLSRPEVDFDFYRPLFLDVKNVLQHATHIVDNALAGKTEKHRDNQYKLAEAKRDYGKISSTVKELSSQLSRKASSGDPETHKTTKSILKKAVRIYSWEGKAVLTLVAFALDYGDFWGLTGQLHSLDQLIGSLVGIGRKDKTAKLKHPDLEKYREQIVKLKNLVKNTLELIKGISKLHELLRLNIYDVPEGFSTARELVPMAVYWSIYSLVACTTQMYRLASKEDNTRDDLSPLAKDIETTYDSLKEKIKLDLRQKGDACWKNNFESCKMDDWLEIPEEIVGAFMDALIETNDKLQIDHVIEARSMFNTRTKKRVSINVLKKKNILLLISSLDISDDEISIVKAIDDVIRKKDPYKILWIPIAEQWTDRDTQNKFESQCRKMTSWYILRYTSLEGIEDEYLSKYAEDWQFKEPMVVVINPQGELENPNAFRVIRLHGMSAFPFTTTKEKSLIPVPSIPVLRHPNKEMTGPYKLKRIYKFYYGGKTEWIKQFTIEKTILVDDQRMRKLACIEFCFYGKGRLIFNQDNKSDQSDQEKNMKLRIKREYSHLLDQINIKHGWLVLTEGSTVLFTFDQGKIILKVFEQFCNWKNKVNEHNFDACFKEYYDKLLQPRRP is encoded by the exons ATGGCCAACAAGGAGGCCATGGCTCCAGGTACCTCAGAGCGACCCAAGCCGGGCTTGTCCGACGCCgagataaagaagaaaattttgcaAATCCATCTCTCTCGGCCAGAAGTTGATTTTGATTTCTACCGGCCTCTTTTCCTTGATGTCAAAAACGTTCTTCAACATGCAACCCATATTGTTGACAATGCTTTGGCG ggaaaaactgaaaaacacCGGGATAACCAGTACAAACTGGCCGAGGCCAAGCGCGATTATGGAAAAATATCATCCACTGTCAAGGAACTTTCCTCCCAG CTGTCAAGGAAGGCTTCATCAGGTGATCCGGAAACCCACAAAACCACGAAATCAATACTTAAGAAGGCAGTCCGTATCTATTCATGGGAGGGAAAGGCAGTGCTGACACTCGTGGCTTTTGCTTTGGACTACGGAGATTTCTGGGGCCTCACCGGCCAGCTTCACTCCTTGGACCAATTAATTGGCAGTTTAGTGGGGATCGGCCGGAAAGATAAAACTGCAAAGTTAAAGCATCCAGACCTTGAAAAATACCGGGAACAGATTGTGAAGCTTAAGAATCTGGTCAAGAACACGTTGGAACTAATAAAGGGCATTTCCAAGTTGCACGAGCTACTTCgcctaaatatatatgatgtaccTGAAGGATTCTCGACTGCCAGAGAACTTGTTCCAATGGCTGTATACTGGAGTATCTACAGTCTTGTAGCTTGCACGACTCAGATGTATCGTCTGGCCAGCAAGGA GGACAACACACGGGATGATCTATCGCCCTTGGCCAAGGATATCGAGACCACCTACGACTCACTTAAGGAGAAGATTAAGCTTGACCTTCGACAGAAAG GGGATGCATGttggaaaaataattttgaatcttGCAAAATGGATGACTGGCTCGAAATACCTGAAGAAATCGTAGGGGCTTTCATGGATGCGTTGATTGAAACCAACGATAAGTTGCAGATTGATCATGTTATTGAAGCGCGCTCTATGTTCAATACACGCACAAAAAAAAGG GTTAGCATCAACGtgctgaaaaagaagaatattttattGCTTATTTCGAGCCTAGACATCTCTGATGATGAGATCTCGATTGTGAAAGCAATTGATGATGTAATAAGGAAGAAAGACCCGTATAAAATTCTATGGATCCCAATTGCGGAGCAATGGACTGATCGTGATACACAAAATAAGTTTGAGTCACAATGTCGCAAGATGACCAGCTGGTACATCTTGCGCTACACTTCACTAGAAGGTATAGAAGATGAGTACTTGAGTAAGTATGCAGAAGATTGGCAGTTCAAGGAGCCTATGGTGGTGGTGATCAACCCACAAGGGGAGCTGGAAAACCCAAATGCGTTCCGCGTGATTCGGCTACATGGTATGAGTGCATTTCCGTTCACCACAACAAAGGAAAAGTCACTGATACCTGTGCCCAGTATACCTGTACTTAGGCATCCAAACAAAGAAATGACTGGACCGTACAAG CTCAAGAGAATATACAAGTTCTACTATGGAGGCAAAACAGAGTGGATCAAACAATTTACCATCGAAAAAACTATTCTGGTTGACGATCAAAGGATGCGAAAGTTGGCATGCATAGAATTTTGTTTCTATGGAAAAGGCCGGCTTATATTCAATCAGGACAATAAATCCGATCAGTCTGATCAAGAAAAGAACATGAAGCTACGAATCAAAAGGGAATACTCTCATTTGCTTGATCAGATCAATATTAAGCATGGATGGCTAGTGCTAACCGAAGGGAGTACGGTACTATTCACTTTTGATCAGGGTAAGATAATCCTGAAGGTCTTTGAGCAGTTTTGCAATTGGAAGAACAAGGTGAATGAGCATAATTTCGATGCATGTTTCAAAGAGTACTATGACAAGCTTCTTCAACCTAGGCGGCCTTGA